A portion of the Clostridia bacterium genome contains these proteins:
- a CDS encoding helix-turn-helix domain-containing protein: MRIREERERNGIAQKDLAKMLNVSSAALSQWETGKRDPSPDMILKIADILEVTVDALYGRAAPAAVRIPVLGRVQAGIPLDAIEEVLDWEEIPAELARRGEYFGLKVRGDSMEPRICDGDVVIVRRQPCADTGDVAIVLVNGNDATIKKIKYQSDGVMLIPLNASYEPIFYSKEETEKLPVEVIGKVVELRGKL; the protein is encoded by the coding sequence ATGAGAATTAGAGAAGAGCGGGAGCGCAACGGCATCGCCCAAAAAGATCTGGCAAAAATGCTGAACGTAAGCTCCGCCGCATTAAGCCAATGGGAAACGGGAAAACGAGACCCCTCGCCCGATATGATCCTTAAAATAGCCGATATTTTAGAAGTCACGGTAGACGCGCTTTACGGGCGCGCAGCCCCCGCCGCCGTGCGCATACCGGTCCTCGGACGCGTTCAGGCGGGAATACCCTTAGACGCGATAGAAGAAGTGCTCGACTGGGAGGAGATCCCCGCCGAGCTTGCGCGCCGCGGCGAATACTTCGGCCTGAAAGTTCGCGGCGACTCGATGGAGCCGCGCATCTGCGACGGCGACGTAGTCATCGTCCGCCGTCAGCCCTGCGCCGACACGGGCGACGTTGCGATAGTTTTGGTAAACGGCAACGACGCAACGATAAAGAAGATAAAATACCAAAGCGACGGCGTTATGCTTATCCCACTAAACGCCTCTTACGAACCTATTTTTTATTCAAAAGAAGAAACAGAAAAGCTCCCCGTCGAAGTGATCGGCAAGGTCGTCGAGCTTCGCGGAAAGCTTTGA